From a single Stomoxys calcitrans chromosome 4, idStoCalc2.1, whole genome shotgun sequence genomic region:
- the LOC106094846 gene encoding dynein axonemal light chain 1, with protein sequence MAKPTTIKEALTKWEERTKEDSTKATDIGLQFQYLPIEKMDGTLGTLIECRKLSLSSNMIEKINGIGNMKNLKILSLARNRLKTLNGIEPLANTLEELWVSYNLIEKLKPIESMKALKVLYISQNSIKDWSEFNRMGAAPKLENISFIGNPLYESMDEATFRSEAIRRLPNLKQLDSEPVIRGD encoded by the exons ATGGCCAAACCAACCACCATCAAAGAAGCTCTAACAAAATGGGAGGAGCGCACTAAAGAAGATTCTACCAAGGCTACTGATATTGGATTACAATTCCAATATCTACCCATAGAGAAAATGGACGGTACACTAGGGACACTGATCGAATGTCGCAAATTAAGTTTGTCATCGAATATGATTGAAAAAATCAACGGCATCGGCaatatgaaaaatttgaaaattctttCCCTAGCAAGAAATcgtttaaaaactttaaatggaaTT GAACCCTTAGCAAATACTCTGGAGGAATTGTGGGTTAGCTATAATCTGATTGAGAAATTAAAACCCATTGAATCTATGAAAGCTTTGAAAGTTCTATATATATCTCAAAATTCCATAAAAGATTGGTCCGAATTCAATCGTATGGGGGCTGCTCCTAAGTTAGAGAATATATCGTTCATTGGCAATCCTTTATATGAATCTATGGATGAAGCAACATTTCGCTCTGAGGCTATAAGACGTTTGCCAAATCTTAAGCAATTGGACAGTGAACCAGTTATAAGAGGGGATTAA
- the LOC106090066 gene encoding translation machinery-associated protein 16 homolog produces the protein MTNLRKELEKCKHPNSRKTKALSKKARRQNNKHKQRMGHAIKSNIMGEKLTWFLEHIEEGRKQPLSPEEFEQLIQLYLKRFDEELEQIALKQSISKNRANQHAARQDVIRITLEKETNEYKAGGMELLNLCDPVKFKSLMDWDGSAINVQHLKLDLVSHNMLQRFKKNTEESKGASPISTTTSSTAAEEVMET, from the exons ATG ACTAATCTACGAAAAGAATTGGAAAAATGTAAACATCCCAACAGTCGTAAAACTAAAGCTTTGAGTAAAAAGGCCCGACGTcaaaacaacaaacacaaacaacgaaTGGGACATGCCATCAAATCAAACATAATGGGTGAGAAGTTAACTTGGTTTTTGGAACACATTGAAGAGGGCCGAAAACAGCCATTGTCACCTGAGGAATTCGAGCAACTCATACAATTATATTTAAAACGTTTCGATGAAGAACTTGAACAGATTGCCTTAAAACAGTCGATAAGCAAGAATAGAGCAAATCAACATGCAGCACGTCAAGATGTTATACGCATTACTTTGGAAAAGGAAACAAACGAATATAAAGCAGGTGGAATGG AGTTGCTGAATCTTTGTGATCCCGTCAAATTTAAATCCCTAATGGATTGGGATGGCAGTGCCATAAATGTTCAACACCTAAAATTGGATTTGGTTTCACATAACATGTTGCAAAGGTTCAAGAAAAATACCGAGGAATCAAAAGGCGCTTCACCTATAAGTACCACAACATCGTCAACAGCGGCAGAAGAAGTAATGGAGACGTGA